The following is a genomic window from Micromonospora cathayae.
GGTCGCCGGCGCGCAGCTCGGTGGCCGACCAGCCGGTACGCGGCACCACCTCGCCGTTCACCGCGACCGCCACGCCGCGCCGCTCGCCGGTCACCAGGTGGACCAGGTCCGCCACCGTCGCGCCGCCGGGCAGACTCCGGCCGACGCCGTTCACCGTCAGTTCCACCTGTCCTCCTCCTGTCGGGTGCCGGAATCGGTCACCGGCCGGTGGTCGGGACGGTCCGTGCCGGTGCCGGTGCCGGCGGTCCCCGCGCTGGACCCCGGCCCGGCCGTTCCGGGTCCCGCACCGGCCGTACCGGATCCCGGTCCGGTTGTTCCGGAGCCCGCACCGGCTGTTCCGGTGAAGCGGGCCGGGGTGAAGGGGGCCAGCAGCGGGTCCGGTACGCCGGTGCTGACCAGGTCGGCCATCAGGTCGGCGGTGACCGGGGTGAGCACGATGCCGTGCCGGTGGTGGCCGGCGGCGACGAGCACCCCCGGGCGGCCGGGCAGCGGACCGAGCACCGGGGCGTTGTCCGGGGTGCCGGGGCGGAACCCGACGGCCGTCTCGACCAGGTCGTATTCGGACAGCTCGGGGACCAGGTCGACGGCGGCCCGGAGCAGCCGCAGCACCGCTCCGGCGGTGACCGTGTCGTCGGTCCGTTCCTCGACGGTGGCCCCGACGACCACCTCGCCGTCGGTACGCGGGACCAGGTAGACCGGCTCGCCGTCGGCGTACCCCCGGATGACGTGCCGGAAGCCCGGCGGGCCGGCGTCGGGCGCGCGGAGCCGGAGGATCTGGCCCTTGACCGGCCGGACCGGCAGGCCGGTGAGGGCGGCGGTGCCGCAGCCGGCGGCGACCACGGTGACCGGCGCGGACAGGTCGGCGAGCTGCCGGACCGGGCCGGTGACCAGCGTCGCCCCGGCCCGCTCGGCGGCGGTACGCAACGCGACCAGCAGCCGGCGCGGGTCCACCTGGTGGTCGCCGGGGGCGAACGCGCCGCCACGGACCCGGGGGGCCAGCGCGGGCTCGCGGTCGCGCAGCCCGCTCGGGCGCAGCGGCGTGATCGGCAGGCCCAACCCCTGCTGGTACGCCCAGAGCCGGCGGGCCCCGGCCAGGTCGTCACCGGTGAGCCCGACGACCAGCGTGCCCTCGGTCCGGTGGCCGGGGTCGACGCCGCTGGCGGCGGCCAGTTCGGCGGCGAACGCCGGCCAGCGGGCGGCGGACTCGACGAGCAGCCCGGTCAGTTCGGTCTCCCCGAAGTACGCCTCGGCGACCGGGGCGAGCATTCCGGCGGCCACCGTGGACGCCCCCGAGCCGGGGGCCGGGTCGTGCACGGTCACCGCGAGTCCGCGTGCGGCGCACCGCCAGGCGACCGCCCAGCCGATCACCCCGCCCCCGACCACCGCCACCTGCGGAGTGGGATGTGGTCTGCGCCGCAGGGGGCGGGCGGGGCCACCGGCGGGCACCGGAGCGCCCCCGGTCAGCACCCGAGGGCCCGGAGCAGTTCGGCGGTGGCGCGGGCGGGGTCGGTGGCGGTGGAGAGCGCCCCGACGACCGCCACCCCGTACGCCCCGGCGGCGCGCAGGGCCGGCACGGTCGCCGCGGTGACGCCGCCGATGGCGACCACCGGCACAGGTACAGCCCCGGCCACCGCGCGGACGCCGGCCGGGCCGATGGGTGGCGGCAGGCCGTCCTTGGTGGTGGTGGCGTGGCAGGGGCCGACGCCGAGGTAGCTGGCGCCGGCGGCGACGGCCCGGGTGGCGGTCACCGGTTCGCGGGCGGTCGCGCCGAGCACCGCGTCCGGGCCGAGTACCCGGCGGGCGGCGGCCACCGGCAGGTCGTCGGCTCCGACGTGGCCGCCGGCCGCGCCGACCGCGAGGGCCACGTGCAGCCGGTCGTTGACCAGGCAGGTCGCGCCGGCCGGCGTGCACAGTTCGCGGACCCGGCGGGCCAGGTCGTACGTCTCGCGGTCGGTGGCGTCGTCGCTGACCCGGACCTGCACCACCAGTTCGGGTCCGGCGACGCCGAGGGCGGCGCGGACCACGGTGAGCGGGTCGTACCCGGGCCGGGTGTCGGTGATCAGATGCAGTCGTCCCAGGGACGGCACGGCAACTCTCCTCCCTGCGCCGGCATTACCCGGATCAGGTTCGACGGTCGGGGGCGGTCAGCCCCCCTCTCAGCCCGGTCCACCGGGCTCCCGTGGGTTACTTGGCTGCCACCATAGGACGGGCCCGGTGGATCCGCCAAGGGGTGAGGTGGGGATTCGCGCCAACCGTGAAGGTCGTCACGGGGGCCGGGGAGCGGCGCGGACCGCGTGAGGTGTCGGCGGGCAGCCATGGATTACATCCGCATTTGCGGGATCTTATTGGAAATTGTCGATCACTCGTTACAGAACCGTTACACAGCCATGCCTTGCCCGACACACTTCGGACGGCGCTAATTTGTTCAGCGAATGAGCAAAATCCGGTACGCAGGCCCTGGCACGGCCCGCGCACCGGTCCCAGGGACGGTCTTCGGCGCGCCGACCCGCTCGCGTACACCCCTGTCCATCAGGACAAAGGAGACCGCAGTGTCCCGACCCCCTCGGGGCCGCACATCACGTGCCCCGCTGACAGCTGCCCTGCTTTCCCTCACCCTCACCGCCACCACCCTGCTCAGCGCACCCGCCGCGCAGGCCGCCCCGGACGGGCCGGTCAACCGGCCCGGTGCCGACACGGCCGGCGCGGTGAACGCGCAGGCCGTGACCGACCCGTTCTCGGTGCTGGTCTTCTCGAAGACCGCCGGCTTCCGGCACGGCTCCATCCCGGCCGGTATCACCGCCATCCAGCAACTCGGCGCGGCCAACAACTTCACCGTCGACACCACCGAGGACGGGGCCGCGTTCACCGACGCCAACCTCGCCAAGTACCAGGCGGTGATCTGGCTCTCCACCACCGGTGACGTCCTCAACGCCGACCAGCAGGCGGCGTTCGAGCGGTACATCCAGGGTGGCGGCGGCTACGCCGGTATCCACGCCGCCTCCGACACCGAGTACGACTGGGCCTGGTACGGCAAGCTGGTCGGCGCGTACTTCAACAGCCACCCGGCCAACCAGACCGCCACCGTCAAGGTCGAGGACCCGGCGCACCCCTCCACGGCGGACCTGCCGGAGCGGTGGAGCCGCTACGACGAGTGGTACAACTACCGCACCAACCCCCGGGGCAGCGTGCACGTCCTGGCCAGCCTGGACGAGAAGTCGTACGCCCCGGGCTCCGGCGCGATGGGTGCCGACCACCCGATCGCCTGGTGTCAGGAGTACGAGGGCGGCCGCTCCTGGTACACCGGCGGCGGCCACACCAACGAGTCGTTCGCCGAGCCCGACTTCCTCGCCCACCTGCTCGGCGGCATCCAGACCGCGGCCGGGGTGCTGGACTCCGACTGCGGCGCCTCGAAGACCGCCAGCTTCGAGAAGATCACGCTGGACAGCAACACCAGCAACCCGATGGAGCTGGACATCGCTCCGGACGGCCGGGTCTTCTACATCGAGCGCGACGGCCGGGTGCAGATCATCAAGCCGGACACCGGCAACACGGTGACCGCGATCGACCTGGACGTGTTCACCGGCAACGAGGACGGCCTGATCGGCATCCGGCTCGACCCGGACTTCGCCACCAACAACTGGGTCTACCTCTACTACGCCCCGAACGACGGGGTGGCCCGCAACGTGATCTCCCGGTTCACCGTCACCGGGGACACCATCGCGCTGTCCAGCGAGAAGCGGGTACTCCAGGTCGACACCCAGCGCAACACCTGCTGCCACGCGGGCGGCAGCATGGTCTTCGACTCGGCCGGCAACCTGTACCTCGCCACCGGTGACAACACCAACCCGTTCGAGTCGAGCGCCTACACCCCGATCGACGAGCGCGCCGGCCGCCAGGACTACGACGCCCAGCGCACCTCGGGCAACACCAACGACCTGCGCGGCAAGGTCATCCGGATCCACCCGGAGGACGACGGGACGTACACCATCCCGCAGGGCAACCTGTTCGCGCCGGGCACCGCGAAGACCCGCCCGGAGATCTACGCGATGGGCTTCCGGAACCCGTTCCGGATCGGCATCGACCCGGGCACCGACACCCTGTACGTCGCCGACTACGGGCCGGACGCCGGCTCCGCCAACGCGAACCGGGGCCCGGAGGGCCTGGTCGAGTGGAACATCGTCGGCACCCCCGGCAACTACGGCTGGCCGTACTGCACCGGGGCCAACTCGGCGTACAACGACTACCAGTTCCCGTCCGGCCCGAGCGGGGCGAAGTTCGACTGCGCCGCCCCGGTCAACGACTCGCCGAACAACACCGGTCTGACCAACCTGCCGCCGGCCATCGCGGCCACCGTCTGGTACGGCTACGCCGCCAACCCGCTCTTCCCGGAGATCGGTGGCGGCGGCGCGCCGATGGGCGGCCCGGTCTACCGGTACGACGCCGACCTGAACTCCACCCGCAAGTGGCCCGCCTACTACGACGGCAAGGCCATGTTCGGCGAGTGGAACCAGTCGAAGATGTACACCATGCAGCTCACCGGGGACGGCAAGTCGCTGGTCGACATCAACCAGCTGCTCGCCGGGATGAACTTCATCCGCCCGATGGACTTCGAGTTCGGCCCCGACGGCGCGCTCTACATGATCGAGTGGGGCAGCGGCTTCGGCGGCAACAACGACAACTCCGGGGTCTACCGGATCGACTACATCGCCGGTGACCGCGCCCCGATCGCGGCGGCCAGCGCCGACCCGACCTCCGGCGCGAGCCCGCTGACCGTCACGTTCTCCAGCGCCGGTTCCCGGGACCCGGACGGCGGCGCGCTGACCTACGCGTGGGCGTTCGGCGACGGGGGGACCTCCACCGAGGCCAACCCGACCCACACGTACACCACGGCCGGTGACTACACCGCCCAGCTCACCGTGACCAACCCCAAGGGTCGTACCGCGGTGGCGAACGTGCTGGTGACGGTCGGCAACACCGCGCCCACGGTGACCATCGAGTTCCCGCCGGACGGCGGCTTCTTCGACTGGGGCGACCAGGTCAGGTACACGATCAAGGTGACCGACCCCGAGGACGGCACCATCGACTGCGCCAAGGTCCAGCTCCAGGTGCTCCTCGGCCACGACCAGCACGCCCACCCGCTGGAGCAGCACACCGGCTGCACCGGCGCGATCCAGACCTCGCTGGCCTCCGGACACGGGGCCGAGGCCAACGTGTTCACCGTGCTCGAGGCGACCTACACCGACGCCGGCGGCGCCGGCGGCGCCAGCCCGCTCACCGGGCGGGCCATCGAGATCCTCCAGCCCAAGCGCAAGCAGGCCGAGTACTTCAGCGCCACCGGCCGCGCCGCGGGCAGCACCGGCGGCGGTGACGCCGGCGTGCAGCTGGAGACCACCACCGACCCGGCCGGCGGCGGCCAGAACATCGGCTTCATCGAGGACGGCGACTGGTGGTCGCTCGACCCGGCCAACCTGACCAACATCGACTCGGTCCGGTTCCGGGTCGCGTCGGCGGTCGCCGGTGGACGGATCGAGATCCGCTCCGGCGCGGCCGACGGCCCGCTGCTCGGCCAGGTCGACGTGCCGGGCACCGGCGGTTGGCAGACCTGGGTCGACGTGACCGCACCGGTCAGCGGCCCGGGTACCGGATCGCTGTTCTTCGTGGCCAAGGACCCGGCCAACGGCACGGGTTCGCTGTTCAACGTCAACTGGATGGACTTCCTCGGTCGCGGTGTGACCGAGAACGCTCCGCCGCAGGTCAGCGCGACCGCCACCCCGGCCACCGGGACCGCGCCGGTCACCGTCACCTTCGACGGCACGGCCACCGACGCCGAGGGCGACACCCCGCTGACGTACGCCTGGGACTTCGGTGACGGCGGCACGGCGACCACCCTGGACGCCACCCACACGTACACCGTTCCGGGCACCTTCACCGCCATCCTGACGGTGACCGACAGCCGGGGCGCGAAGTCGTACGCCAGCGTGCCGGTGAAGGTCGAAGCGCCGAACACGTCCTGCTTCGGGGCGCGCTCGGACGACTTCCTCGGCAGCAGCCTCGACAAGGACCGCTGGACGGTGGTCCGGGAGAACCAGCTCTACTCGGTCGCCGGCGGCGCGCTGCGGCTGCCCACCGCGGTGGGTGACCTGTACGGCACCCGCAACGACGCCACCAACCTGGTGCTCCAGCCCGCGCCCAGCGGTGCCTGGCAGGCCACCACGAAGGTGACGTTGCCGATCACCGCCAACTACCAGCAGGCCGGCCTGCTGATCTACGGCGACGACGACAACTACGCCAAGGTCGACCTGCTCTACTCCGGCAGCCGTCGGGTGGAGTTCATCCGGGAGACCGCCGGCACGCCGCGCAACGAGGGTGCCGACGCCACCAACGCGCCGGCCGGTGACACCGTCTACCTGCGGCTGATCAGCGACGGGACGAACCTGACCGCGGCGTACTCCGCCGACGGCCAGACCTTCACCCCGGTCGGCCGGGCCGCCGCGCTCGCCGGCATCACCAACCCGCGGATCGGGGTGTTCGCCCTCAACGGCGGCACCGAGGCGCCGGTGGTGGACGCGGTCTTCGACTGGTTCCAGGTCACGCCGGACGAGCCGGCCGGGGCGGTCACCCCGTCCGACGAGTTCGACGGCACCACGCTCGACAAGTGCCGCTGGAACGCGGTGCTGCGGGAGGACGCGACCAAGTACCGGGTCGCCGACGGCGCGCTCCGCATCGACGTGCCCAACGGTGACATCTACGGCACCGGCAACACCGGGCCGACGAACTTCATTCTCCAGACCGCGCCCAGCGGCGACTGGACCATCGAGACGAAGATCGACGGCAGCGCGTTCAACGAGCAGTACCAGCAGGGTGGTCTGATCGTCCACGCGGACGACGACAACTACCTGAAGTTCGACTTCATCGCGGACAACACCGCAGGGTCGGCGGTCAGCCGGCGGATCGAGTTCCGTAGCGAGATCGGTGGGGCGGTCCAGGACCCGCAGCCGCAGGTGCAGAACCTGACCTCGGGTGTGTGGCACCTGCGACTGGCCCGGTCCGGTAACACCTACACCGCGTCCTACTCGGCCGACGGTACGGCGTGGACCACGTTGGGCGAGCTGACCAACAGCGCCGTCGGGGCCACCCCGAAGGTCGGTCTGTTCACCCTGGGTGCCAACCAGACCGCGTCCAAGCCGGCGGTGTTCGACTACTTCCGGCTCACCGAGGGCCAGGTGGAGGAGGACGACACCGCGCCGGTGACCACCGCCACGGTCTCCGGCACCCCGACCGAGGGCTGGTACACCGGCCCGGTCACCGTCACGCTGGCCGCGGCCGACGAGGACGGTGGCAGCGGGGTCGCCAGCACCGAGTACCAGCTCGACGGGGCGAACACCTGGACGGCGTACACCGCCCCGGTGGCGGTCTCCGGTGACGGCGAGCACGAGCTGCGGTTCCGGTCGACCGACGAGGCCGGCAACGTGGAGGCGACGAAGTCCGTCACGGTGAAGATCGACGCCACCGCGCCGGTCAGCACCGCGACCTTCGCCCCGGCCAACGACGAGGGCTGGCACGCCGGGGCGATCCCGGTGGTCCTCGCCGCCACCGACGCCGGTTCCGGGGTGAAGACCCTGGAGTGGTCGCTCGACGGCGGCGCGTGGACCGCGTACACCGCACCGGTCGAGGTGACCGGGGACGGCAGCCACGAGCTGCTCTACCGGGCCACCGACAAGGCGGGCAACGCCGAGACGCTGAAGTCCGCGATCGTCAAGATCGACGGTACGAAGCCGACGCTGCTGGTCTCCGGTATCGCCGACGGTCAGCTCTACGGTGACAGCCAGGACGTCCGGGTGACCTGGCAGGCGGTCGACCCGACCTCGGGCATCAAGAGCGTGGTCGGCAAGCTGGACGGCGCGACGTACGCCAGCGGCACGCTCCAGGCCATGTACGAGCTGTCGCTCGGCCTGCACGAGCTGACCGTGACCGCCACCGACAAGGCGGGGAACAAGACCACCACGACGGTCCGGTTCTTCGTCACCACCTCGTTCCGGGACATGCAGAACCTGCTGGACCGGTTCAAGGCGACCGGACGGTTGACGGCGAATGCGCACAAGCAGCTCACGGCCAAGCTCGACGCGGCCCGCAAGGCCGAGGCGAACGGCAATGACACCAAGGCGATCAAGCACCTGACCGAGTTCCGGACGCTCGCCGCCACCGCCTCGCTGGTCCGCGAGGCGGAGGTACGGGACGTCCTGGTCCGGGACGCCGACGCGATGATCGTCCGCCTGGGTGGTACGGCCAGCCAGGCCGGCGTCAAGGCGAACGACGGCAAGACGACCAAGGGCACCGGCCGGCTGGGTGGCGACACCACCCGGCTCGCCCCCGGTCGCTCGCTCTGATCACCGGGCCCCCTCCCGGCGCGTCCGCGCCGGGAGGGGGCCCCTTCCGTTCTGCGATGGAGAGGTTCCCCATGCGTATCCGGACCGCACTGGCCGCCGCCCTCGTCGGCCTGGCCCTGGTGTTCCTGTCGGCCGGTCCGGCCGCGGCGCACACCGGAAAACTCAAGCTCGTGGTGGCCGGCGACGGGGCCGACGGGGTCACCGTCCAGGCCAGCTACGCCGACGGCCACCGGCCGGACCTTCCGGTCAGCCTGGTCCTCACCGCCACCGGCCCGGACGACCGCAAGGTCGGCCCGGTGGAACTCCAGCCGTCCACCGAGGGGCAGGGCTTCTACATCACCGGTCCGCTGCTCTCCCCCGGCCGTTGGACGGTCACGGTGACCGCTCCGGCCTCGATCGGCGGTACCGGCACCGCCCGGGTGGAGGCCCGGGCCGCGGAGCCGGTCCCACCGCCCCCCACCGCGCGCGCCCGCGCGGACGCCCGCGACGTCACCGAGATCCGGGCGGCCGGACGCACCGGGGAGTCCACCTGGTGGCTCCCGGTGGGCGTCGGGGTGCTGGCGCTGCTGGTGGTCGCCGGCGCGTTGACGGCGTTCGTCGGCCGACGCCGCCGGCCCTGACCCGACCGACCCGCTACCGCCCCGGAAACCGCCACCCCACTACCGACCCGG
Proteins encoded in this region:
- the thiS gene encoding sulfur carrier protein ThiS, whose amino-acid sequence is MELTVNGVGRSLPGGATVADLVHLVTGERRGVAVAVNGEVVPRTGWSATELRAGDRVEVLTAAQGG
- the thiO gene encoding glycine oxidase ThiO, with translation MLTGGAPVPAGGPARPLRRRPHPTPQVAVVGGGVIGWAVAWRCAARGLAVTVHDPAPGSGASTVAAGMLAPVAEAYFGETELTGLLVESAARWPAFAAELAAASGVDPGHRTEGTLVVGLTGDDLAGARRLWAYQQGLGLPITPLRPSGLRDREPALAPRVRGGAFAPGDHQVDPRRLLVALRTAAERAGATLVTGPVRQLADLSAPVTVVAAGCGTAALTGLPVRPVKGQILRLRAPDAGPPGFRHVIRGYADGEPVYLVPRTDGEVVVGATVEERTDDTVTAGAVLRLLRAAVDLVPELSEYDLVETAVGFRPGTPDNAPVLGPLPGRPGVLVAAGHHRHGIVLTPVTADLMADLVSTGVPDPLLAPFTPARFTGTAGAGSGTTGPGSGTAGAGPGTAGPGSSAGTAGTGTGTDRPDHRPVTDSGTRQEEDRWN
- the thiE gene encoding thiamine phosphate synthase, which produces MPSLGRLHLITDTRPGYDPLTVVRAALGVAGPELVVQVRVSDDATDRETYDLARRVRELCTPAGATCLVNDRLHVALAVGAAGGHVGADDLPVAAARRVLGPDAVLGATAREPVTATRAVAAGASYLGVGPCHATTTKDGLPPPIGPAGVRAVAGAVPVPVVAIGGVTAATVPALRAAGAYGVAVVGALSTATDPARATAELLRALGC
- a CDS encoding ThuA domain-containing protein; this translates as MSRPPRGRTSRAPLTAALLSLTLTATTLLSAPAAQAAPDGPVNRPGADTAGAVNAQAVTDPFSVLVFSKTAGFRHGSIPAGITAIQQLGAANNFTVDTTEDGAAFTDANLAKYQAVIWLSTTGDVLNADQQAAFERYIQGGGGYAGIHAASDTEYDWAWYGKLVGAYFNSHPANQTATVKVEDPAHPSTADLPERWSRYDEWYNYRTNPRGSVHVLASLDEKSYAPGSGAMGADHPIAWCQEYEGGRSWYTGGGHTNESFAEPDFLAHLLGGIQTAAGVLDSDCGASKTASFEKITLDSNTSNPMELDIAPDGRVFYIERDGRVQIIKPDTGNTVTAIDLDVFTGNEDGLIGIRLDPDFATNNWVYLYYAPNDGVARNVISRFTVTGDTIALSSEKRVLQVDTQRNTCCHAGGSMVFDSAGNLYLATGDNTNPFESSAYTPIDERAGRQDYDAQRTSGNTNDLRGKVIRIHPEDDGTYTIPQGNLFAPGTAKTRPEIYAMGFRNPFRIGIDPGTDTLYVADYGPDAGSANANRGPEGLVEWNIVGTPGNYGWPYCTGANSAYNDYQFPSGPSGAKFDCAAPVNDSPNNTGLTNLPPAIAATVWYGYAANPLFPEIGGGGAPMGGPVYRYDADLNSTRKWPAYYDGKAMFGEWNQSKMYTMQLTGDGKSLVDINQLLAGMNFIRPMDFEFGPDGALYMIEWGSGFGGNNDNSGVYRIDYIAGDRAPIAAASADPTSGASPLTVTFSSAGSRDPDGGALTYAWAFGDGGTSTEANPTHTYTTAGDYTAQLTVTNPKGRTAVANVLVTVGNTAPTVTIEFPPDGGFFDWGDQVRYTIKVTDPEDGTIDCAKVQLQVLLGHDQHAHPLEQHTGCTGAIQTSLASGHGAEANVFTVLEATYTDAGGAGGASPLTGRAIEILQPKRKQAEYFSATGRAAGSTGGGDAGVQLETTTDPAGGGQNIGFIEDGDWWSLDPANLTNIDSVRFRVASAVAGGRIEIRSGAADGPLLGQVDVPGTGGWQTWVDVTAPVSGPGTGSLFFVAKDPANGTGSLFNVNWMDFLGRGVTENAPPQVSATATPATGTAPVTVTFDGTATDAEGDTPLTYAWDFGDGGTATTLDATHTYTVPGTFTAILTVTDSRGAKSYASVPVKVEAPNTSCFGARSDDFLGSSLDKDRWTVVRENQLYSVAGGALRLPTAVGDLYGTRNDATNLVLQPAPSGAWQATTKVTLPITANYQQAGLLIYGDDDNYAKVDLLYSGSRRVEFIRETAGTPRNEGADATNAPAGDTVYLRLISDGTNLTAAYSADGQTFTPVGRAAALAGITNPRIGVFALNGGTEAPVVDAVFDWFQVTPDEPAGAVTPSDEFDGTTLDKCRWNAVLREDATKYRVADGALRIDVPNGDIYGTGNTGPTNFILQTAPSGDWTIETKIDGSAFNEQYQQGGLIVHADDDNYLKFDFIADNTAGSAVSRRIEFRSEIGGAVQDPQPQVQNLTSGVWHLRLARSGNTYTASYSADGTAWTTLGELTNSAVGATPKVGLFTLGANQTASKPAVFDYFRLTEGQVEEDDTAPVTTATVSGTPTEGWYTGPVTVTLAAADEDGGSGVASTEYQLDGANTWTAYTAPVAVSGDGEHELRFRSTDEAGNVEATKSVTVKIDATAPVSTATFAPANDEGWHAGAIPVVLAATDAGSGVKTLEWSLDGGAWTAYTAPVEVTGDGSHELLYRATDKAGNAETLKSAIVKIDGTKPTLLVSGIADGQLYGDSQDVRVTWQAVDPTSGIKSVVGKLDGATYASGTLQAMYELSLGLHELTVTATDKAGNKTTTTVRFFVTTSFRDMQNLLDRFKATGRLTANAHKQLTAKLDAARKAEANGNDTKAIKHLTEFRTLAATASLVREAEVRDVLVRDADAMIVRLGGTASQAGVKANDGKTTKGTGRLGGDTTRLAPGRSL